A genomic window from Microbacterium sp. H1-D42 includes:
- a CDS encoding glycosyltransferase: MRISHSATVGPWRARERTLVLRGENIRLVTARHWHAGGVPVSIDADAEPWVLPARTFGHHPALFLYSPATLWRALGGDFDVIDIHEEPFALATAEILLIRWLRRQRAPYVLYSAQNISKRYPLPFRWLERAALRGASGISVCNAEAGVISVTKGFPGEPRLIPLGVDVEPLSAAGHRPAHGERDVAVVGFVGRLVEEKGVQVLLDAVAAQPTLRARIAGSGPLSTEINARATELGIADRVEFVGAIAPDRMGEFYASLDVLAVPSVPTASWTEQFGRVAVEAMAVGVPVVASDAGALPDVVGGAGLVVPHGDASALGEALVRAAGPDRVALQAAGFARAAECSWEAVADQYQALYRSAAQQVDADVHGVEVIVVAYGGPEMLERALRPVATLPVTVIDNSSMPEIRDLCAALGVRYIDPGANLGFGSAVNVGLRDRLRPHADVLLLNPDAVITSDDVHRLRVSLRADESLATVGPTQVDESGVRARVRWPFPSPFGSWSDALGMGRLRSDKAGFVIGSVLLLRAEALAQVGGFDERYFLYAEETDWSYRAHLLGWRHAVDDTVQAMHVGAGTSSDPRRREAMFYASQERYLRKHFGAAGWASARLAGWIGASARALVLSGERGAAARRRAAVYRLGPVRVERRFRGEA; encoded by the coding sequence ACGCCGACGCGGAACCGTGGGTGCTGCCGGCGCGCACGTTCGGCCACCATCCCGCGCTGTTCTTGTACTCCCCCGCGACGCTGTGGCGCGCGCTGGGTGGGGATTTCGACGTGATCGACATCCACGAAGAGCCGTTCGCCCTCGCCACGGCCGAGATCCTGTTGATTCGGTGGCTGCGCCGACAGCGGGCACCGTACGTGCTGTACTCGGCGCAGAACATCTCCAAGCGCTATCCGCTGCCGTTCCGCTGGCTCGAGCGCGCAGCGCTGCGCGGGGCGTCGGGAATCTCGGTGTGCAATGCCGAGGCCGGTGTGATCAGCGTGACGAAGGGGTTCCCCGGTGAGCCGCGATTGATCCCGCTTGGCGTCGACGTCGAGCCGCTCTCGGCTGCTGGCCATCGACCGGCGCATGGCGAGCGCGACGTCGCGGTGGTGGGCTTCGTGGGACGGCTGGTCGAGGAGAAGGGCGTCCAGGTGCTGCTGGATGCTGTCGCGGCGCAGCCGACGCTTCGCGCGCGGATTGCCGGCAGTGGACCGCTCTCGACCGAGATCAATGCGCGCGCGACCGAACTGGGGATCGCCGACCGGGTCGAGTTCGTCGGCGCGATCGCACCGGATCGAATGGGAGAGTTCTACGCCTCACTGGACGTGCTGGCCGTGCCATCGGTACCCACAGCGAGCTGGACGGAGCAGTTCGGTCGCGTGGCCGTCGAGGCGATGGCAGTAGGTGTGCCGGTCGTCGCCAGTGATGCCGGCGCCCTGCCGGATGTCGTCGGCGGGGCGGGGCTCGTGGTGCCGCACGGTGATGCCAGCGCGCTCGGTGAGGCGTTGGTGCGGGCTGCCGGACCCGATCGAGTGGCGTTGCAAGCAGCGGGCTTCGCGCGCGCCGCGGAGTGCTCATGGGAGGCCGTGGCGGATCAGTATCAGGCGCTGTACCGCTCGGCGGCGCAGCAGGTGGATGCTGATGTGCACGGCGTGGAGGTGATCGTGGTCGCCTATGGCGGCCCCGAGATGCTGGAGCGAGCGCTGCGACCTGTTGCCACACTGCCTGTGACGGTGATCGACAACTCGTCCATGCCCGAGATCCGTGACCTGTGCGCTGCACTGGGAGTGCGCTACATCGACCCCGGGGCCAATCTCGGCTTCGGCTCCGCGGTGAATGTGGGGTTGCGCGACCGGCTGCGCCCGCACGCCGACGTGCTGCTGCTGAATCCGGATGCGGTGATCACGTCGGACGATGTGCATCGTCTGCGTGTGTCGCTGCGCGCTGATGAGTCGCTGGCGACCGTCGGGCCCACGCAGGTCGACGAAAGTGGTGTGCGAGCCCGTGTGCGCTGGCCGTTTCCGTCGCCGTTCGGTTCGTGGTCGGATGCCCTCGGAATGGGGCGTCTGCGCAGCGACAAGGCCGGGTTCGTCATCGGTTCGGTGCTGCTGCTGCGCGCGGAGGCGCTCGCTCAGGTCGGCGGCTTCGATGAGCGGTACTTCCTGTACGCCGAGGAGACCGACTGGTCGTACCGTGCCCACCTGCTCGGGTGGCGCCATGCGGTCGACGACACCGTGCAGGCGATGCACGTGGGCGCAGGCACGAGTTCAGATCCTCGACGTCGGGAGGCGATGTTCTACGCCTCGCAAGAGCGGTATCTGCGCAAGCACTTCGGTGCGGCGGGCTGGGCCTCCGCCCGACTGGCCGGCTGGATCGGGGCATCCGCACGTGCTCTCGTGCTCTCCGGCGAGCGCGGCGCTGCCGCGCGACGGCGGGCGGCCGTCTACCGGCTCGGACCGGTGCGCGTCGAGCGACGTTTTCGGGGTGAGGCGTGA